The Antedon mediterranea chromosome 7, ecAntMedi1.1, whole genome shotgun sequence genome has a segment encoding these proteins:
- the LOC140054112 gene encoding leucine-rich repeat-containing protein 72-like — MAEVEKVIEEQMRSQGIRKDQDVTQLYMANRKLAKDGDLSQFKNLKYLWLNGNRLRHITCLTKNYHMTELYLQDNELVDINGALGHLTCLHTIMMQNNQLTKLEQTVKEFKAMQNLRVLNLSGNPVAQEPEYRFYVIHYVPSLQLLDRTEVLKQERDTAVQYYNQDRQALLDTISFGRRWPLGPPRPQANTGLSSHSGMNILHNETWDNREKFEDDLSDTSKGDRALRRSVMQYSTIDWSKIPKSQERRIGVKQNEDETKGELITVQFR; from the exons ATGGCGGAAGTTGAAAAG GTGATAGAGGAGCAAATGAGGTCACAGGGCATACGAAAAGACCAGGATGTCACACAGCTCTATATGGCTAATAG GAAGTTAGCTAAAGATGGTGACTTATCACAATTCAAGAATCTGAAATACTTATGGTTGAATGGTAATCGGTTACGTCACATCACCTGTCTAACTAAAAACTACCATATGACTGAACTGTACCTGCAGGACAATGAACTTGTTGATATCAATGGTGCTCTAGGACATCTGACATGCCTTCACACCATTATGATGCAGAACAACCAGTTGACAAAGTTAGAACAGACTGTGAAGGAATTCAAGGCAATGCAGAACCTCAGAGTGTTAA atTTGTCTGGAAACCCTGTTGCACAAGAGCCTGAATACAGATTTTATGTTATACATTATGTCCCATCTCTACAACTCCTTGATAGAACCG AGGTGTTGAAACAAGAGCGTGATACTGCAGTTCAGTACTACAACCAAGATCGTCAAGCTCTTCTAGACACCATCTCATTTGGACGCCGATGGCCTCTAGGCCCTCCAAGACCCCAGGCTAACACAGGCTTGTCATCACACAGCGGAATGAACATTTTGCATAATGAAACATGGGATAATCGTGAAAAATT tgaAGATGACCTTAGCGACACCTCCAAAGGTGACCGTGCATTGAGGCGTTCAGTGATGCAATACTCGACAATAGATTGGTCAAAAATACCGAAGTCGCAGGAACGTCGAATTGGCGTAAAACAGAATGAAGATGAAACGAAAGGAGAACTCATCACTGTACAGTTCAGATGA
- the LOC140054111 gene encoding phosphatidylinositol-glycan-specific phospholipase D-like: protein MFLVSLLIVYISISPVKSCGITTHIEIGHRAASYFEYTDQYGVEYGKLIAAHQDAFQAGNPYPDTFYDSLCHQGQFHGVSEDTHWAPFLNVTINYIRNTYPQPWDTETQKLVVFMLGFVSHQVADISWHSLGIEQGFLATMGQVNFFGSFSAAHPVGDEGGDVVAQFEFDTGYIGEISEWYLPIQDLVNIYQEYYQANKVDASLIEECSALMFLGRLGEKLAISKLYRSYASKSPFLIEDYQDYFLGGVDDMAVWTTNLWRTSLWMLQTGTEDCQIPHSTLFISCPNQTDVYQNQRNIKTTSLHSRLHLHGLSLDEVKYRRTERGVYISASARLKRKLKSLQKKEMMKKQKLRLKTRYHQEPLTTLYVENAYAKLGWSFITEDLNGDGVMDLIVGAPGYSINNNIQLGRVYIIYGSKSKGLPQGKIDLDVSADAHITGLKKNGRFGSALAVLDINLDGIADLVVSAPSVGSTTFSYYGEVYIYLGGSKHFGSPNITIKGQDIANDYYNLGWTLTVGDVNRDGHNDLLIGSPFASAGGQQRGMVNVLYANHKIKGHQVMSVIEMDITLNGDQDYGWFGNSIELKKMKSGRTLLFVSQPTYRICSVEGCPHSDNDTQSVGRIVAYDVKNISEPVFCLHGESAFDKLGSSMAVGDLYNDGSDILVLGVDTGNVTGKILGISSNFNQAGYVQLLNLTKMSATSDSCHQMQASSIPEVATFKGDRFYARFGMASKFHDVTGDKIGDLIVSAPYRIDDITEEIFGGDTGSVYVFKGGESLGKGDVTMQCNGLASAVEPCPAEKAFTSYTTNERGSHFGKGIGSWKIQNSTALVVSAVGSNFGSRLAGALYLFTVK from the exons atgtttcttgTTTCATTGTTAATAGTATATATTTCTATATCACCTGTAAAATCATGTGGCATCACAACACATATAGAAATTG gTCACCGGGCAGCAAGTTATTTTGAATACACTGATCAATATGGAGTAGAATATGGAAAG TTGATCGCTGCACATCAAGATGCATTCCAAGCTGGTAATCCTTACCCAGATACTTTTTATGACTCATTGTGTCACCAAG GACAGTTCCATGGAGTATCTGAAGACACCCATTGGGCACCATTCCTAAACGTGACAATCAACTACATAAGAAACACATATCCACAACCATGGGATACA gaaaCACAGAAACTGGTTGTTTTTATGCTGGGGTTTGTATCGCATCAAGTTGCAGACATTTCATGGCATAGTCTTGGAATTGAACAAGGTTTCCTAGCAACAATGGGGCAG gtaaatttcTTTGGATCATTTTCAGCAGCACATCCTGTAGGGGATGAAG GAGGTGACGTGGTTGCCCAATTTGAATTTGACACTGGTTATATAGGCGAGATCTCAGAATG gtACCTACCAATTCAGGATCTTGTCAACATCTATCAAGAGTACTATCAGGCTAACAAAGTGGATGCCTCGCTGATTGAGGAATGTAGTGCCCTAATGTTCTTAGGCAG aCTTGGAGAGAAGTTGGCTATTTCTAAG CTGTATCGAAGCTATGCTTCCAAATCACCATTCCTTATAGAGGATTACCAAGACTACTTTCTTGGTGGTGTAGATGACATGGCCGTCTGGACTACTAACCTTTGGCGTACGTCACTCTGGATGCTTCAGACTGGAACTGA AGATTGTCAAATCCCACACAGTACTTTGTTTATTTCCTGTCCAAATCAAACGGATGTTTACCAAAACCAGCGCAACATCAAAACTACTAGTCTCCATTCCAGACTACACTTACATGGTTTGTCATTGGATGAGGTAAAATACAGAAGAACTGAGCGAGGAGTCTACATCAGTGCTTCCGCAAGACTAAAG AGAAAATTGAAGTCATTGCAAAAGAAAGAAATGATGAAAAAGCAAAAATTGAGGTTGAAAACACGTTATCATCAAGAACCATTAACGACATTGTATGTTGAGAATGCATATGCCAAATTAGGATG GAGTTTTATAACAGAAGACCTTAATGGAGATGGTGTAATGGACCTCATTGTTGGAGCTCCTGGATATAGCATAAACAACAACATCCAGCTAGGCCGTGTTTACATCATCTATGGGTCAAAAAGTAAAGGACTGCCACAGGGAAAAATAGACTTGGATGTGTCTGCTGATGCCCATATTACTGGCCTAAAG aAAAACGGTCGATTTGGGTCCGCACTTGCTGTACTGGACATAAATTTAGATGGAATCGCTGACTTGGTTGTGAGTGCGCCCTCTGTTGGATCAACAACTTTCTCGTATTAT GGAGAAGTTTATATTTATCTAGGAGGCAGCAAACATTTTGGTTCTCCAAATATTACTATCAAGGGGCAA GATATTgcaaatgattattataatttggGTTGGACATTAACTGTTGGAGATGTGAATAGAGATGGACATAATGACCTATTAATTGGGTCACCATTTGCATCTGCTGGGGGTCAACAAAGAGGCATGGTCAATGTCCTGTATGCAAACCACAAAATTAAAG GTCATCAAGTCATGTCAGTTATTGAAATGGATATTACACTCAATGGCGATCAG GATTATGGTTGGTTTGGGAATAGTATAGAGTTGAAGAAAATGAAGTCGGGAAGGACATTATTGTTTGTGTCACAACCCACATACAGGATTTGTTCTGT TGAAGGCTGCCCTCATTCCGATAATGACACACAGAGTGTAGGTCGCATTGTTGCTTACGATGTGAAGAACATCAGCGAGCCAGTGTTCTGTCTTCATGGTGAAAGTGCATTTGATAAGCTGGGATCTTCTATGGCTGTTGGTGACCTGTACAATGATGGAAGTGATATTCTTGTTCTTGGAGTTGATACTGGAA aTGTTACAGGAAAGATTCTAGGCATATCTAGCAATTTTAATCAAGCTGGTTATGTACAACTATTGAATTTAACCAAAATGTCAGCCACTAGTGATAGCTGCCATCAGATGCAGGCTTCATCCATTCCAGAGGTTGCAACCTTCAAAGGTGACAGATTTTATGCACGGTTTGGAATGGCGTCGAAATTCCATGATGTTACTGGCGACAAAATAG GTGACCTGATTGTTTCTGCTCCATACAGAATTGATGACATCACCGAAGAAATTTTTGGag GAGATACTGGTTCTGTATACGTGTTCAAAGGAGGTGAGAGCCTTGGCAAGGGTGATGTGACAATGCAGTGCAATGGCCTAGCAAGTGCTGTGGAACCTTGCCCAGCTGAAAAG GCATTTACTTCATATACAACAAACGAG agaGGATCTCATTTTGGTAAAGGAATCGGCAGCTGGAAAATACAA AACTCTACAGCGCTGGTCGTGTCGGCAGTGGGTAGTAACTTTGGCAGCAGACTCGCAGGCGCACTGTACTTATTTACGGTTAAATAG